In the genome of Neodiprion pinetum isolate iyNeoPine1 chromosome 2, iyNeoPine1.2, whole genome shotgun sequence, one region contains:
- the LOC124211675 gene encoding zinc finger protein 271 isoform X7, with protein MALAQNSHQQASTSHHHQQTSVNTNNQHNSLHPNAQIPVSLPGLSLDGTHIPPSVSHLHAAHAQMQQQMQSQQQLHQQQQQQQQQQQQQQQQQQQQQQQQQQQQQQQQQQQQQQQQQQQQQQQSHHQMQNHQTSQNSGHSPPNQPSNQRDENKVKDEGGSCTTERCSDNQVHCQVQCDLQLQPQAQADMQQSLMQQQQQQQQQQQQQQQQIGVNIGGNSSTDGGNQNNSDSMKTEKEKEMRQHSMAQFQLPDLKPGGHMMDVRTADGSVVKISAGSEQDLAKTLGVEMVQNMYKVNVEDINQLLAYHEVFGKLQSEIAAGTTLVGGTVPTQTVTTIQNGTPIVQQVQLNKFDIKTSDGEATPGPSASPVSVGSHACEVCGKIFQFRYQLIVHRRYHTERKPFTCQVCGKAFTNANDLTRHGKCHLGGSMFTCAVCFHVFANAPSLERHMKRHATDKPYNCTVCGKSFARKEHLDNHTRCHTGETPYRCQYCAKTFTRKEHMVNHVRKHTGETPHRCDICKKSFTRKEHFMNHVMWHTGETPHHCQVCGKKYTRKEHLANHMRSHTNDTPFRCEICGKSFTRKEHFTNHIMWHTGETPHRCDFCSKTFTRKEHLLNHVRQHTGESPHRCGFCSKSFTRKEHLVNHIRQHTGETPFRCQYCPKAFTRKDHLVNHVRQHTGESPHKCQYCTKSFTRKEHLTNHVRQHTGESPHRCHFCSKSFTRKEHLTNHVRIHTGESPHRCEFCQRTFTRKEHLNNHLRQHTGESSHCCNVCSKPFTRKEHLVNHMRCHTGERPFVCTECGKSFPLKGNLLFHMRSHNKGSNAERPFRCDLCPKDFMCKGHLVSHRRSHSDERPHSCPDCGKTFVEKGNMLRHLRKHAAEGPPTQVSTPSAIPQPGVLPIPTAAVLVGHPLAPPAPPVVPQHTVVVPTPPGVLTSY; from the exons ATGGCATTGGCTCAGAACTCTCATCAGCAAGCATCTACTTCGCATCATCATCAGCAAACTTCGGTTAATACCAACAATCAACATAACTCCTTGCACCCAAATGCACAG atTCCAGTATCGCTGCCTGGTCTCAGTTTAGACGGTACCCACATACCCCCAAGTGTCAGCCATTTGCATGCAGCACATGCACAAATGCAGCAACAAATGCAGTCCCAACAGCAATtgcatcagcagcagcagcagcagcaacaacaacaacaacaacaacaacaacaacaacaacaacaacaacaacaacaacagcagcagcagcagcaacagcaacaacagcagcagcaacagcagcaacaacaacaacaacaacagcaatcACATCATCAAATGCAAAATCATCAGACTAGTCAAAATAGTGGGCACAGCCCGCCAAACCAGCCAAGTAATCAGAGGGatgaaaataaagtgaaaGATGAAGGTGGAAGTTGTACAACTGAGAGATGCAGTGATAATCAAGTTCACTGTCAGGTTCAGTGCGACCTCCAGTTGCAACCGCAGGCACAGGCCGACATGCAACAGAGTTTAatgcagcaacagcagcagcaacaacagcagcagcagcagcaacagcagcaaatTGGGGTTAATATAGGAGGAAATAGTTCTACAGATGGTGGAAATCAGAACAATTCTGACAGTATGAAAACtgagaaagaaaaggagaTGCGTCAGCATAGTATGGCGCA ATTCCAGTTACCTGATCTTAAACCTGGAGGACATATGATGGATGTAAGAACGGCAGATGGTTCAGTTGTCAAAATAAGTGCTGGTAGCGAGCAAGATCTTGCAAAGACACTGGGCGTTGAGATGGTGCAGAACATGTACAAG GTCAACGTCGAGGATATAAATCAACTTTTGGCATACCATGAAGTTTTTGGTAAACTACAGAGTGAAATAGCTGCCGGAACAACATTGGTGGGCGGTACTGTGCCGACCCAAACAGTAACCACCATACAAAACGGAACTCCAATAGTGCAACAGGTTcagttgaataaatttgatatAAAAACAAGTGACGGAGAAGCAACCCCGGGACCAAGCGCATCTCCTGTCTCCGTAGGTAGTCATGCCTGCGAAGtatgtggaaaaatatttcagtttcGTTATCAACTTATTGTACATCGGAGATATCACACGGAGCGCAAGCCTTTTACATGCCAG GTCTGTGGTAAAGCATTTACCAATGCCAATGACCTCACACGCCATGGTAAATGCCATCTTGGAGGATCTATGTTCACTTGCGCGGTTTGTTTTCACGTGTTTGCTAATGCCCCATCACTGGAACGACATATGAAGAGACATGCTACTGACAAACCTTACAATTGTACCGTTTGCGGAAAAAGTTTCGCCAGGAAGGAACACTTGGACAACCACACTCGATGTCACACAGGCGAAACGCCTTATAG ATGTCAGTATTGCGCCAAGACATTCACCAGGAAGGAGCACATGGTTAACCACGTTCGTAAACATACCGGTGAGACACCACATCGATGTGACATATGCAAGAAGAGTTTTACGAGAAAAGAGCATTTTATGAACCACGTTATGTGGCATACAGGGGAAACTCCTCATCACTGCCAAGTCTGTGGAAAGAAGTATACTCGCAAGGAACATCTCGCCAATCACATGCGATCCCACACCAACGATACGCCCTTTCGCTGTGAAATTTGTG GTAAGTCGTTCACACGGAAGGAGCACTTCACGAACCACATAATGTGGCATACCGGCGAGACACCGCATCGCTGTGATTTCTGCTCAAAGACGTTCACTCGGAAGGAGCATCTCTTGAACCACGTTCGCCAGCACACGGGTGAGTCCCCACACCGATGCGGCTTCTGCTCCAAATCGTTCACCAGAAAGGAACACCTTGTTAATCACATCCGCCAACACACAG GGGAGACGCCATTCCGCTGCCAGTACTGCCCGAAGGCGTTCACACGTAAGGATCACTTGGTTAATCACGTCAGGCAGCACACGGGTGAGTCACCGCACAAGTGCCAGTATTGCACCAAATCGTTCACGCGGAAGGAACATTTGACCAATCACGTGCGTCAACACACAGGCGAATCGCCACACCGATGTCACTTCTGCTCCAAGTCGTTTACTCGAAAGGAGCACCTGACCAATCACGTTCGTATCCATACTGGGGAATCGCCACACAGATGCGAGTTCTGCCAGAGGACCTTTACTAGGAAAGAACATCTTAACAATCATCTTCGCCAACATACAGGCGAATCTTCGCATTGCTGCAACGTATGCTCCAAACCATTCACCAGAAAA GAACACCTTGTGAATCACATGAGATGTCATACTGGCGAACGTCCGTTCGTTTGCACCGAATGCGGCAAAAGTTTCCCTCTTAAAGGAAACCTCTTGTTCCACATGCGATCCCACAACAAAGGTAGCAACGCGGAAAGACCGTTCAGATGCGATCTGTGCCCGAAAGATTTTATGTGCAAAGGACACTTGGTGTCCCATAGACGCTCTCATTCGGACGAAAGACCGCACAGCTGCCCGGATTGTGGAAAaacttttgttgaaaaaggaaaTATGTTAAGGCATCTTAGAAAGCATGCAGCTGAGGGACCGCCGACACAAGTCAGCACACCTTCGGCTATTCCTCAGCCAGGAGTTCTCCCTATTCCTACAGCTGCTGTTTTAGTTGGGCATCCATTGGCTCCACCAGCGCCACCGGTTGTGCCCCAACATACCGTCGTTGTGCCGACACCACCTGGAGTTTTAACGTCGTATTAA
- the LOC124211675 gene encoding zinc finger protein 271 isoform X9, whose protein sequence is MQQQMQSQQQLHQQQQQQQQQQQQQQQQQQQQQQQQQQQQQQQQQQQQQQQQQQQQQQQSHHQMQNHQTSQNSGHSPPNQPSNQRDENKVKDEGGSCTTERCSDNQVHCQVQCDLQLQPQAQADMQQSLMQQQQQQQQQQQQQQQQIGVNIGGNSSTDGGNQNNSDSMKTEKEKEMRQHSMAQFQLPDLKPGGHMMDVRTADGSVVKISAGSEQDLAKTLGVEMVQNMYKVNVEDINQLLAYHEVFGKLQSEIAAGTTLVGGTVPTQTVTTIQNGTPIVQQVQLNKFDIKTSDGEATPGPSASPVSVGSHACEVCGKIFQFRYQLIVHRRYHTERKPFTCQVCGKAFTNANDLTRHGKCHLGGSMFTCAVCFHVFANAPSLERHMKRHATDKPYNCTVCGKSFARKEHLDNHTRCHTGETPYRCQYCAKTFTRKEHMVNHVRKHTGETPHRCDICKKSFTRKEHFMNHVMWHTGETPHHCQVCGKKYTRKEHLANHMRSHTNDTPFRCEICGKSFTRKEHFTNHIMWHTGETPHRCDFCSKTFTRKEHLLNHVRQHTGESPHRCGFCSKSFTRKEHLVNHIRQHTGETPFRCQYCPKAFTRKDHLVNHVRQHTGESPHKCQYCTKSFTRKEHLTNHVRQHTGESPHRCHFCSKSFTRKEHLTNHVRIHTGESPHRCEFCQRTFTRKEHLNNHLRQHTGESSHCCNVCSKPFTRKEHLVNHMRCHTGERPFVCTECGKSFPLKGNLLFHMRSHNKGSNAERPFRCDLCPKDFMCKGHLVSHRRSHSDERPHSCPDCGKTFVEKGNMLRHLRKHAAEGPPTQVSTPSAIPQPGVLPIPTAAVLVGHPLAPPAPPVVPQHTVVVPTPPGVLTSY, encoded by the exons ATGCAGCAACAAATGCAGTCCCAACAGCAATtgcatcagcagcagcagcagcagcaacaacaacaacaacaacaacaacaacaacaacaacaacaacaacaacaacaacagcagcagcagcagcaacagcaacaacagcagcagcaacagcagcaacaacaacaacaacaacagcaatcACATCATCAAATGCAAAATCATCAGACTAGTCAAAATAGTGGGCACAGCCCGCCAAACCAGCCAAGTAATCAGAGGGatgaaaataaagtgaaaGATGAAGGTGGAAGTTGTACAACTGAGAGATGCAGTGATAATCAAGTTCACTGTCAGGTTCAGTGCGACCTCCAGTTGCAACCGCAGGCACAGGCCGACATGCAACAGAGTTTAatgcagcaacagcagcagcaacaacagcagcagcagcagcaacagcagcaaatTGGGGTTAATATAGGAGGAAATAGTTCTACAGATGGTGGAAATCAGAACAATTCTGACAGTATGAAAACtgagaaagaaaaggagaTGCGTCAGCATAGTATGGCGCA ATTCCAGTTACCTGATCTTAAACCTGGAGGACATATGATGGATGTAAGAACGGCAGATGGTTCAGTTGTCAAAATAAGTGCTGGTAGCGAGCAAGATCTTGCAAAGACACTGGGCGTTGAGATGGTGCAGAACATGTACAAG GTCAACGTCGAGGATATAAATCAACTTTTGGCATACCATGAAGTTTTTGGTAAACTACAGAGTGAAATAGCTGCCGGAACAACATTGGTGGGCGGTACTGTGCCGACCCAAACAGTAACCACCATACAAAACGGAACTCCAATAGTGCAACAGGTTcagttgaataaatttgatatAAAAACAAGTGACGGAGAAGCAACCCCGGGACCAAGCGCATCTCCTGTCTCCGTAGGTAGTCATGCCTGCGAAGtatgtggaaaaatatttcagtttcGTTATCAACTTATTGTACATCGGAGATATCACACGGAGCGCAAGCCTTTTACATGCCAG GTCTGTGGTAAAGCATTTACCAATGCCAATGACCTCACACGCCATGGTAAATGCCATCTTGGAGGATCTATGTTCACTTGCGCGGTTTGTTTTCACGTGTTTGCTAATGCCCCATCACTGGAACGACATATGAAGAGACATGCTACTGACAAACCTTACAATTGTACCGTTTGCGGAAAAAGTTTCGCCAGGAAGGAACACTTGGACAACCACACTCGATGTCACACAGGCGAAACGCCTTATAG ATGTCAGTATTGCGCCAAGACATTCACCAGGAAGGAGCACATGGTTAACCACGTTCGTAAACATACCGGTGAGACACCACATCGATGTGACATATGCAAGAAGAGTTTTACGAGAAAAGAGCATTTTATGAACCACGTTATGTGGCATACAGGGGAAACTCCTCATCACTGCCAAGTCTGTGGAAAGAAGTATACTCGCAAGGAACATCTCGCCAATCACATGCGATCCCACACCAACGATACGCCCTTTCGCTGTGAAATTTGTG GTAAGTCGTTCACACGGAAGGAGCACTTCACGAACCACATAATGTGGCATACCGGCGAGACACCGCATCGCTGTGATTTCTGCTCAAAGACGTTCACTCGGAAGGAGCATCTCTTGAACCACGTTCGCCAGCACACGGGTGAGTCCCCACACCGATGCGGCTTCTGCTCCAAATCGTTCACCAGAAAGGAACACCTTGTTAATCACATCCGCCAACACACAG GGGAGACGCCATTCCGCTGCCAGTACTGCCCGAAGGCGTTCACACGTAAGGATCACTTGGTTAATCACGTCAGGCAGCACACGGGTGAGTCACCGCACAAGTGCCAGTATTGCACCAAATCGTTCACGCGGAAGGAACATTTGACCAATCACGTGCGTCAACACACAGGCGAATCGCCACACCGATGTCACTTCTGCTCCAAGTCGTTTACTCGAAAGGAGCACCTGACCAATCACGTTCGTATCCATACTGGGGAATCGCCACACAGATGCGAGTTCTGCCAGAGGACCTTTACTAGGAAAGAACATCTTAACAATCATCTTCGCCAACATACAGGCGAATCTTCGCATTGCTGCAACGTATGCTCCAAACCATTCACCAGAAAA GAACACCTTGTGAATCACATGAGATGTCATACTGGCGAACGTCCGTTCGTTTGCACCGAATGCGGCAAAAGTTTCCCTCTTAAAGGAAACCTCTTGTTCCACATGCGATCCCACAACAAAGGTAGCAACGCGGAAAGACCGTTCAGATGCGATCTGTGCCCGAAAGATTTTATGTGCAAAGGACACTTGGTGTCCCATAGACGCTCTCATTCGGACGAAAGACCGCACAGCTGCCCGGATTGTGGAAAaacttttgttgaaaaaggaaaTATGTTAAGGCATCTTAGAAAGCATGCAGCTGAGGGACCGCCGACACAAGTCAGCACACCTTCGGCTATTCCTCAGCCAGGAGTTCTCCCTATTCCTACAGCTGCTGTTTTAGTTGGGCATCCATTGGCTCCACCAGCGCCACCGGTTGTGCCCCAACATACCGTCGTTGTGCCGACACCACCTGGAGTTTTAACGTCGTATTAA
- the LOC124211675 gene encoding zinc finger protein 271 isoform X8 — translation MNGEQHALPATTQGQQEIPVSLPGLSLDGTHIPPSVSHLHAAHAQMQQQMQSQQQLHQQQQQQQQQQQQQQQQQQQQQQQQQQQQQQQQQQQQQQQQQQQQQQQSHHQMQNHQTSQNSGHSPPNQPSNQRDENKVKDEGGSCTTERCSDNQVHCQVQCDLQLQPQAQADMQQSLMQQQQQQQQQQQQQQQQIGVNIGGNSSTDGGNQNNSDSMKTEKEKEMRQHSMAQFQLPDLKPGGHMMDVRTADGSVVKISAGSEQDLAKTLGVEMVQNMYKVNVEDINQLLAYHEVFGKLQSEIAAGTTLVGGTVPTQTVTTIQNGTPIVQQVQLNKFDIKTSDGEATPGPSASPVSVGSHACEVCGKIFQFRYQLIVHRRYHTERKPFTCQVCGKAFTNANDLTRHGKCHLGGSMFTCAVCFHVFANAPSLERHMKRHATDKPYNCTVCGKSFARKEHLDNHTRCHTGETPYRCQYCAKTFTRKEHMVNHVRKHTGETPHRCDICKKSFTRKEHFMNHVMWHTGETPHHCQVCGKKYTRKEHLANHMRSHTNDTPFRCEICGKSFTRKEHFTNHIMWHTGETPHRCDFCSKTFTRKEHLLNHVRQHTGESPHRCGFCSKSFTRKEHLVNHIRQHTGETPFRCQYCPKAFTRKDHLVNHVRQHTGESPHKCQYCTKSFTRKEHLTNHVRQHTGESPHRCHFCSKSFTRKEHLTNHVRIHTGESPHRCEFCQRTFTRKEHLNNHLRQHTGESSHCCNVCSKPFTRKEHLVNHMRCHTGERPFVCTECGKSFPLKGNLLFHMRSHNKGSNAERPFRCDLCPKDFMCKGHLVSHRRSHSDERPHSCPDCGKTFVEKGNMLRHLRKHAAEGPPTQVSTPSAIPQPGVLPIPTAAVLVGHPLAPPAPPVVPQHTVVVPTPPGVLTSY, via the exons ATGAACGGGGAGCAGCATGCACTGCCAGCGACTACGCAGGGGCAGCAAGAG atTCCAGTATCGCTGCCTGGTCTCAGTTTAGACGGTACCCACATACCCCCAAGTGTCAGCCATTTGCATGCAGCACATGCACAAATGCAGCAACAAATGCAGTCCCAACAGCAATtgcatcagcagcagcagcagcagcaacaacaacaacaacaacaacaacaacaacaacaacaacaacaacaacaacaacagcagcagcagcagcaacagcaacaacagcagcagcaacagcagcaacaacaacaacaacaacagcaatcACATCATCAAATGCAAAATCATCAGACTAGTCAAAATAGTGGGCACAGCCCGCCAAACCAGCCAAGTAATCAGAGGGatgaaaataaagtgaaaGATGAAGGTGGAAGTTGTACAACTGAGAGATGCAGTGATAATCAAGTTCACTGTCAGGTTCAGTGCGACCTCCAGTTGCAACCGCAGGCACAGGCCGACATGCAACAGAGTTTAatgcagcaacagcagcagcaacaacagcagcagcagcagcaacagcagcaaatTGGGGTTAATATAGGAGGAAATAGTTCTACAGATGGTGGAAATCAGAACAATTCTGACAGTATGAAAACtgagaaagaaaaggagaTGCGTCAGCATAGTATGGCGCA ATTCCAGTTACCTGATCTTAAACCTGGAGGACATATGATGGATGTAAGAACGGCAGATGGTTCAGTTGTCAAAATAAGTGCTGGTAGCGAGCAAGATCTTGCAAAGACACTGGGCGTTGAGATGGTGCAGAACATGTACAAG GTCAACGTCGAGGATATAAATCAACTTTTGGCATACCATGAAGTTTTTGGTAAACTACAGAGTGAAATAGCTGCCGGAACAACATTGGTGGGCGGTACTGTGCCGACCCAAACAGTAACCACCATACAAAACGGAACTCCAATAGTGCAACAGGTTcagttgaataaatttgatatAAAAACAAGTGACGGAGAAGCAACCCCGGGACCAAGCGCATCTCCTGTCTCCGTAGGTAGTCATGCCTGCGAAGtatgtggaaaaatatttcagtttcGTTATCAACTTATTGTACATCGGAGATATCACACGGAGCGCAAGCCTTTTACATGCCAG GTCTGTGGTAAAGCATTTACCAATGCCAATGACCTCACACGCCATGGTAAATGCCATCTTGGAGGATCTATGTTCACTTGCGCGGTTTGTTTTCACGTGTTTGCTAATGCCCCATCACTGGAACGACATATGAAGAGACATGCTACTGACAAACCTTACAATTGTACCGTTTGCGGAAAAAGTTTCGCCAGGAAGGAACACTTGGACAACCACACTCGATGTCACACAGGCGAAACGCCTTATAG ATGTCAGTATTGCGCCAAGACATTCACCAGGAAGGAGCACATGGTTAACCACGTTCGTAAACATACCGGTGAGACACCACATCGATGTGACATATGCAAGAAGAGTTTTACGAGAAAAGAGCATTTTATGAACCACGTTATGTGGCATACAGGGGAAACTCCTCATCACTGCCAAGTCTGTGGAAAGAAGTATACTCGCAAGGAACATCTCGCCAATCACATGCGATCCCACACCAACGATACGCCCTTTCGCTGTGAAATTTGTG GTAAGTCGTTCACACGGAAGGAGCACTTCACGAACCACATAATGTGGCATACCGGCGAGACACCGCATCGCTGTGATTTCTGCTCAAAGACGTTCACTCGGAAGGAGCATCTCTTGAACCACGTTCGCCAGCACACGGGTGAGTCCCCACACCGATGCGGCTTCTGCTCCAAATCGTTCACCAGAAAGGAACACCTTGTTAATCACATCCGCCAACACACAG GGGAGACGCCATTCCGCTGCCAGTACTGCCCGAAGGCGTTCACACGTAAGGATCACTTGGTTAATCACGTCAGGCAGCACACGGGTGAGTCACCGCACAAGTGCCAGTATTGCACCAAATCGTTCACGCGGAAGGAACATTTGACCAATCACGTGCGTCAACACACAGGCGAATCGCCACACCGATGTCACTTCTGCTCCAAGTCGTTTACTCGAAAGGAGCACCTGACCAATCACGTTCGTATCCATACTGGGGAATCGCCACACAGATGCGAGTTCTGCCAGAGGACCTTTACTAGGAAAGAACATCTTAACAATCATCTTCGCCAACATACAGGCGAATCTTCGCATTGCTGCAACGTATGCTCCAAACCATTCACCAGAAAA GAACACCTTGTGAATCACATGAGATGTCATACTGGCGAACGTCCGTTCGTTTGCACCGAATGCGGCAAAAGTTTCCCTCTTAAAGGAAACCTCTTGTTCCACATGCGATCCCACAACAAAGGTAGCAACGCGGAAAGACCGTTCAGATGCGATCTGTGCCCGAAAGATTTTATGTGCAAAGGACACTTGGTGTCCCATAGACGCTCTCATTCGGACGAAAGACCGCACAGCTGCCCGGATTGTGGAAAaacttttgttgaaaaaggaaaTATGTTAAGGCATCTTAGAAAGCATGCAGCTGAGGGACCGCCGACACAAGTCAGCACACCTTCGGCTATTCCTCAGCCAGGAGTTCTCCCTATTCCTACAGCTGCTGTTTTAGTTGGGCATCCATTGGCTCCACCAGCGCCACCGGTTGTGCCCCAACATACCGTCGTTGTGCCGACACCACCTGGAGTTTTAACGTCGTATTAA